The genomic interval GCCGCCGCGTCCTCGACCTCGTCGTCGGGTGTCCCGTAGCCGTCCTCGAAGTCGATCCGCAGGTCCTCGATCGGCTCCCGGCGCAGCTTGTCGACCACCCGGTCGTGCAGCTCGGCCGGGTACGGCAGCGGCGGGTGCTCGCGCAACGCCGTCAGTGCGGCCGCACCCCAGCGCGCCGCCAGCCCCGGGCCGCAGCGGTCGGCCGGCACGTAGACGGTGTGCACCGGCTGCCGCCCGGACGGCTGGCCGGGATAGCGGCGCCGCAGCTCGGCGTCGACCGGCGCCAGCCGTCCGTCCAGTTCGACCAGGACGTCCGGGGGGAGCCGGCCCATCAGCCGGTCCCGGTCAGGTGCTCGGGTCGGACCGGTACCCGGGCCAGCGGCAGCCCGGTCGCCGCCCGGATCGCGGCCACGATCGCCGGGGTGGCCGAGATGGCCGGCGGCTCCCCCACCCCGCGCAGCCCGTACGGGGCGTGCGGGTCCGCCAGCTCCAGCACGTCGACCGTCATCGGCGGCACGTCGGCGATGGTCGGGATCAGATAGTCGGTGAAGGACGGATTCCTGATCACCCCGTCGACGACCTGGAGTTCCTCCATCAGCGCCAGCCCGAGTCCCTGGGCCGTGCCGCCGTGGATCTGGCCCAGCACCGCCTCCGGGTTCATCGCCCGGCCGACGTCCTGGGCGGTGGCGATCTCCACCACCCGGACCAGCCCGAGTTCGGGGTCCACGTCCACGGTGGCCCGGTGCGCCGCGAAGGCGTACTGCACGTGCGCTTCGCCCTGCCCGGTCACCGGGTCCAGCGGCCGGGTCGGGCGGTGCCGCCAGCGGGCGGTCTCCTCGACCGGGCCGGCGGCGAGCAGTTCGACCAGGGTGCCGAGGGTGCGGCCGGCGGGATCCCGTACCGCACCGTCGGCGAACTCCAGCCCGTCGGCGAACTCCAGCCCGTCCGCGTCCGGCCGGCCGGCGGAGTCGGCCAGTCGCGCCGCCAGCGCCGCCCGGACCGCCCGGCAGGCCGCCCGCACCGCACCCCCGGTCATGTACGTCTGCCGGGACGCCGACGACGACCCCGCGCTCCCCACCGAGGTGTCCGCGGTCGCCACCACCACCCGCTCGACCCCCAGCTCGGTCCGGGCGATCTGGGCCTGCACCGTCACCAGCCCCTGCCCCACCTCGGCCGCGGCGGTGTGCACCAGCACGGTCGGCTCGCCGCCGAGCAGCTCCAGCCGGACCCGCGCCGTCGAGTAGTCGTCGAACCCCTCGGAGAAGCAGACGTTCTTGATCCCGATCGCGTAGCCGACCCCCCGGACCACCTGCTCCGGCGCGGTCGTGTTCGCCACCCCGCCCGGCAGCCGCCGCGGGTCGTCGCCGGCCGGCGGCGGTGCCGGCCGGTCCCGGACCAGCTCCAGCAACCGGGCCACCGGCGCCGGCCCCTCCACCCGCTGCCCGGTCGGCATCACCCCGCCCTCGGCCAGCGCGTTGCGGACCCGCAGTTGCACCGGATCCAGCCCGACCGCCTCGGCGAGCCGGTCCATCTGCGACTCGTACCCGAAGCACGCCTGCACCGCCCCGAACCCGCGCATCGCCCCGCACGGCGGGTTGTTGGTGTGCACCCCGTACGCGTCGACGGTCACGTTCGGCACCCGGTACGGCCCCACCCCGAGGGTGGCCGCGTTCGCCACCACCGCCGGGGTGGTCGACGTGTACGCCCCACCGTCGAGCAGGATCCGGGCCCGTACGTAGACCAGCTCGCCGTCCCGGGTCGCGCCGTGCTCGTAGCGGAGGATCGCCGGGTGCCGGTGCACGTGCCCGACGAACGACTCCTCCCGGCCGTAGACCATCTTCACCGGCCGCCCGGTACGCAGGGCCAGCAGGCTGGCGTGCACCTGCATCGACAGGTCCTCCCGGGCACCGAACGCGCCACCGACCCCGGCCAGGCTCAGCCGGACCGACTCGACCGGCAGCCCGAGCGCGGCGGCGACCTGCCGCTGGTCGGCGTGCAGCCACTGGGTGGCGACGTACAGCTCGATCCCGCCGTCGTCGGCCGGCACCGCCAGCCCCGACTCCGGCCCGAGAAACGCCTGGTCCTGCATGCCGACCCGGTATTCCCCGGTCACCACCACCTCGGCGGTGACGTCCGGGTCGCCCCGGCGGATCGGCACGTGCCGCACCAGCCGGCCAGCGACGAGCGCCGCCTCCGGGTCCGTCACCGGCTCCCGCACCAGGTAGTCGACCATGATCCGCTCGGCCGCCCGCCGCGCCGTCTCCGGATGGTCGGCGGCCACGATCGCCACCGGCTCGCCCCGGTAGCAGACCTCGTCGACGGCGAGCACCGGTTGGTCCGCCACCTCCAGCCCGTAGTGCCGGTCGCCCGGCACGTCGTCGGCGGTCAGTACCGCGTACACGCCCGGCACGGCGAGTGCGGGGCCGATGTCGATGCCCCGGATCGTCGCCGACGGGTGCGGGCTGCGCAGGGTGGCGCCCCACAGCATGTCGTCGACCCACAGGTCCGACGAGAACGCGAACTCGCCGCGCACCTTCAGCGCGCCGTCCGGTCGTACCGGACTGGCCCCGATCCCCTGGGAGGCCGGCGCCGCCGCATCCGGGCGCGGCCCGGCCCCGCCTCCCGCGCGCCGCACCTCGCCCGGCGGGCCGGTCATCGCCGCGCCCGCCTGACCAGGGTCCGGTGCGCCCGGCGAAGCCCCCGGGCCAGCCCGGCCGGGTCGGCCGTGCGCAGCTCGCCGTTGTCGACCACCGGCTCACCCCCGACCAGCGACAGCTCCACCGGGGCCGGCGGCCCGAAGACCAGCGCCGCCACCGGGTCGTCGATGCCGACGTGGCCGAGCCCGTCCAGCCGCCACAGCACCACGTCGGCGAGCTTGCCGACCTCCAGCGAGCCGAGCTGGTCGGCCCGGCCGAGGCAGCGCGCCCCGCCGACGGTGCCGAGCGCGAGCGCGTCCCGGGCGGTCAGCGCCGCCGCGCCGCCGCGCAGCCGGGCCGTGTAGAGGGCCTGGCGCAGCTCCGCGCCGAGCTGGCCGGCCTCCTGCGAGGCCGGTCCGTCGACGCCGAGCCCGACCGGTACGCCCCGGTCCAGCAGTTCCCGGACCCGCGCCGCACCGGCACCGAGCCGGGCGTTCGAGCTGGGACAGTGCGCGACCGAGGTACCGGTACGGGCCAGCGCGTCCAGCCCGGCGTCGTCCAGGTGTACGCCGTGCGCGAGCCAGACGTCCGGGCCGAGCCAGCCGAGCCGTTCGGCGTACTCGACCGGGGTGCAGCCGTGGGTCTGCCGGCAGTACTCCTCCTCGTCGACGGTCTCGGCGAGATGGGTGTGCAGCCGTACGCCCCGGCGCCGGGCCAGCGCCGCCGACTCGGCCATCAGCTTCGCGGTGACGCTGAACGGCGAGCAGGGTGCCACCGCCACCCGCAGCATCGCGTCGTCGGCCGGGTCGTGGTAGCGGTCGATCGCCTCCTCGGTGCCGATCAGCGCCGCCTCGGTCTCCTCGACGATCTCGTCCGGCGGCAGCCCGCCCGCCGACGCACCGAGATCCATCGAGCCCCGGCAGGGGTGGAACCGCAAGCCCACCCCACGGGCCGCCTCGACCTGTGCGGCCATCAGGTCACCGGCGCCGGCCGGATGGACGTAGTGGTGGTCGGTGCTGGTGGTGCAGCCGTGCAGCGCCAGCCAGCCGAGCCCGGCGGCGGTGGTCGCGGCCACCACCTCGGCGTCCAGCCCGGCCCAGACCGGATAGAGCGCCCTCAGCCAGCCGAACAGCTCCTCCTGCTGCGCCATCCCCCGGGTCGCCCACTGGTAGAGGTGGTGGTGGGTGTTCACCAGGCCGGGGGTGGCGAGGCAGCCGGTGCCGTCGATCCGGCGTACCGAGCGGTGGTAGCGGGGGGCGTGCCCGGGGCCGACCGCGACGATCCGGCCCTCGTCGAGCACCAGGTGCCCGTCGGAGTACTCGGTCCCGGCCGGGTCGACCGTGGCGACGGCGCAGTTCTCGATGATGATCACGATTCGTCCTCCCGGCCGGCGGCCAGACGTACCGCCGTCAGGATCTTCTCGTACCCGGTGCACCGGCACAGGTTTCCGGCCAACGCCTCCCTGATCTCCTCCTCGGCCGGGGACGGCGTCCGAGCCAGCAGGTCGTGTACGGCGACCACCAGTCCCGGGGTACAGAATCCGCACTGCACGGCCCCGGCCGCGACGAACGCCCGCTGCACCGGGTCGAGTTCGCCCGGCCCCGGGCCGAGCCCCTCCACGGTGACCACCTCGCGGCCCCGGGCCTGCCCGGCCGGGACCAGGCAGGCGCAGACCGGCTCGCCGTCCAGATAGACCGTGCAGGAGCCGCACTCGCCCTGCTCGCAGGCGTTCTTGGCGCCGGGCAGCCCGAGCCGCTCCCGCAGCAGGTGCAGCAGGCTCTCCCCGGCCCAGACGTCGTCGGCCCGGCGCGGCGCGCCGTTGACCACGCAGTCGATCCTCACCCGTCGGCCCCCTTCCGCCGATGTTCCGCCCAGACCCGCTGCACCGCCCGCCGGGCCAGTACCCCGAGCGCGTGCCGGCGGTAGGCGGCCGTGCCGCGTACGTCGTCGATCGGACTCGCCGCCGCCGCGACCAGCTCGCCGAAGCGGCGGACCAGCGGTTCCGGCAGCGCGGCCCGGTGCGCCCAGGGCAGCTCGGCGGCGAGCAACTCCTCGGCGGCCACCGCCCGGACCGGCGTCGGTGCCGCCGAACCGATCCCGGTGCCAACCGTCCGGTTCGCCGGCCGCAGCGCCAGCGCGAACGAGCAGACCGCGATCACCATCGCGTTCCTGGTGCCGACCTTGGCGAACTGCTCCGGCCCGCCGTCCGGCCCGATCAGGACGGCGGCGATCAGCTCGTCCGGGGCCAGCACGCTGCGCTTCGGTCCGGTGCAGAAGCCGGTCACCGGCACCCGGCGGACGCCCCGGACCGAGGCCAGCTCCACCAGCGCCCCGGCGGCGAGCAGCGGCGGCAGCGCGTCCCCGGCCGGTGAGGCCGAGCCGAGGTTGCCGCCGACGGTGCCCCGGTTGCGGATCTGCGCCGAACCGACCGTCCGGGCCGCCATCGCCAGCCCCGGCACCCGGTCGGCCAGTTCGGTGACGATCCGCCGGTACGGCACCCCGGCGCCGAGCCGCAGCAGGCCGTCCTCGACGCCCCAGTCGGCCAGCCCGGCGACCCGACCCAGGTCGAGCAGGGCCGGCGGGCGGCGGCGGGCGAAGTTCAGCTCCACCATCACGTCGGTGCCGCCGGCCACCGGCAGCGCCTCCGGGTACGCCGCCCGCGCCGCCAGCGCCTCGGCCCAGCTCTCCGGTTGCAGGAACTCCATCAGCCCGGCCCGCCGTCCCCGGCCCCCGCCGCCTCGGGTGTGCGGGTCTCCACCTCGGGTGTGCGGGTCACGGTGCCCTCGATCAGCCCGTACGGCCGGTCGGTGGCCACGAACACCTCGCCCGGGTTGTCCAGCCCGAACGGCGCCAGATCGACCAGCAGGTGGTGGCGATTGGGCAGGGCCAGCCGCACCTCGGCGATCTCCGGGCGCTCGGCGAGCACCCGGTGCCCCATCGCGTACAGGGTCTGTTGCAGCGAGCGGCTGTAGGTCTGCACGAACGCGTCGACCAGCGCGGCCCGCACCCCGGCGTACGACCCCGCCCAGTCCCGCCCTCCATCGGTCGGGTCGACGTCGTGGTGCCGCCACGACGCCTCGACGGCGGTGGCCAGGATCCGGTCGTCGGTCTCCGGCAGCGTCGTGTACCGGTCCTTCAGGTAGCCCCTGAACTCGGAGTCGGTGCTGTTCAGCAGTACCAGCCCGGTCAGCCCGGACTGCACCGTGCCGCCCTCGGCGTCCACGGTCACCGTCGCGGTACGACTCTCGGCGCCGTCGCGCTGGAACGAGTGCGGGCCGAGCCGCCGCCAGCCGTGCTCGGTCAGCTCCACCCGGGCCCGGGAGATCGCCGGTGCGCTCCGGACGAAGTGCCGGGCGAGCAGCAGGCCGAACTCCTCGGGCTGGTCGACGCCGTGTTCCCGGGCAAAGGCGTAGACGGTGTTCTTCTGCGAGTCGGTGGGGAGCACGTGCGCGTTGTCCCCGCTGCGGTGCACCTCGTCGAGGTCCCCGGCGAGCGCGATGCTGACGGTCAGGTCGCGCAGTTCGTGCCGGGGACCGTCCCGGCGTACCCGGACCAGCCGCACCTCGGCCTTGCCGTACTGGTTCGCGCCAAGCACGATCGCCACCGCCCGCACCTCCTCAGCTTCCCCGGTAGGTGGTGTAGCCGTACGGGCTGAGCAGCAGCGGCACGTGGTGGTGCCGGTCCGGCTCGGTGATCTGGAAGGCGACCACGATCTCCGGGAAGAAGGCCGCGCCGGGCGGGTAGTGGCGCTCGACCTGGAACACCAGCCGGTAGCCGCCGGCCTGCCCGCCCCGCAGCGGCAGCCGGTCCAGCAGCGGCGTCCAGTCGGCCAGCCGCCCGTCGGGATCGGTCCGGCCGTGTGCCACCGGCGTCCAGCCGCCGCTGTCCCGCCGGTCGAGCCGGACCGGGATGTCGGCGGCCGGTTCGCCGCGTACGGTGTCCAGCACGTGCGTGGAGATCCGGATCAGGCCGTCCGGTGCGTTCGTCCGGTCGTCGCTCACGACAGCAGCCTCCTCAGCCGGAGCAGCGCGATCTGCCGCAGTTCGTCCCGGACCACCTCGCGTTCGGTGCCGGGATCGTTGCCGAGCCGCCGCCGGACCGCCGCGAGCAGTTCCAGGTCCGTCCGGCCGTCGGCGAAGACCAGGAAGAGGTGGCCGAACCGCTGCTCGTACTCCCGGTTGGCCCGGTCGAGCGCGGCCCGGGTGTCCTGGTCGGCACCGTCGACTCCGGACTGTTCCCGGCGGGACCAGTTCGACTCCCGACCGGTGCCGGCCGGCCGTTCGCCGATCCGCGGGTGCGCGGCCAGCGCCTGCGCCACCTCCGACCAGGTCAGCCGGCGCAGCGCGGCGTCGGCCACCGCGACCGCCGCCGCGACGTCCGGGTACGGCCTGCCGCCCGCCACCGTACGAGCCCAGTCCGGCACGGCGCAGCAGGCGAGCAGGGCCTGCTCGGCCTGCCCGGCGGGTCGCCGGTTGAACTTGTCCAACACGGTGCTGACGGTGCCCACCCGTTCACCTCCTGCCCGGCTGACCAGAAGTCCACCTGCGCGGTTGACCAGAAGTACAACAGCCGGGCGGTGGCCGGGTGAACCGGCGCGATCACCGAAACCGCCGCCGCCCGCCGTATCGTTTTCGTAGGTTCCTCCAACCGGCCTGTCGCCGGGATCGGACGGGTACGCGATGCTGCTGCGTGAGGCGCTGGACCGGCCCCAACTCCGGCTGACGCTGCTCACCGGCGAATCCGGACTGGACCGCCCGATCAGCCGGGTGTACGTCACCGACCTGCCCGATCCGCGCCGCTACCTCTCCGGCGGCGAGATCGTGCTCACCGGGCTGATGTGGCGGCGCCGGGCCGGTGACTCGGACGGGTTCGTGGCGGCCTGCGCCGCCGCCGGGGTCGCCGCGATCGGTGCCGGCGACGCGGCGTACGGCTCGGTGCCGGAAGACCTGGTGACGGCGTGCCGGCGGTACGGCGTACCCCTGTTCGAAGTCCCGGTCGAGGTCTCCTTCCGGGACGTCATCGACGAGGTCACCCCGACCCTGTGGGCGCGCCGGGCGAACGGGCTGGCGACGGTGCTCGGCCGGTACCGGGGTCTGGTCGCGGCGATGGCCGGCGGCGCCCGGTTGGCCGACCTGATCCAGCCGGTCGCCGCCGACCTCGGCGTCGACTGCTGGGTGTTGACCGCGACCGGCCGGGCCGTCGCCGGTACCGGCGAGCTGCCGTCCGACGCCCGCCGCCGGTTGGCGGCCTCGTTCCTGGCCGCCGGCCGGCTGCCGACCGTGGTCGAGGTCGACGGCCGGCGGGTCTGGCTGGTCGCCGTCGCCGGCCGACCCGAGCACCGGCTCGCCGCCTGGCTGCTGGCCTGTGCGGCACGGGACACGGAACCGTCCGAGCACGAGGTCGCCGCCCGACCCGCCGCCGCCGGTCCCGGCACGGACCCCGGCCGCTCCCCGGACGCGGGTCGGGCCGCGATCGGCGAATCCGGTCCGCCTCCGAGGCTACCCGAGGCGGCAGCCGAACTGGTCAGCCTGGTGGCGCTGGAACGGGCCCACGCCGACGAGGCGGGTCGGGTGGAGCGGCGGCTCGCCGACCAGCTCGGCACGGTCCTGTCCACCGGCGCCTCCCCGGCGGAGTTGCGCGCCGCGCTCTCCGCCTGCGGGTTGCCGCCCCGGTCGACGCTGCTGGTGGCGGCCGTCCGGCTGACCGGGCTGACCACGCCCCCGGAGCTGGCGGTCGCGGTCACCGAGGAACTCGCCCGGTCGACGGCGCTGCCGGCGGTGGTCACCGGCGCCGGCCGGCCCGGAACGGTACTGGCCGTGCTGGCCGGTGGACGGACCGAACTCGCCGAGGTCTGCGAGGCGGTCCGGGGCACGGTCGCCGGGCTGGCGCCGGGGCTCGGCGCCGGACGGCTCGCGGTGGGGATCGGCGGACCGGCCGCCGACCCGGGCGGCCTGCCGGGCGCGGTCGAGCAGGCCGAGCATGCCCTGGCCACGGCGGACGCGGATCCCGGCCCCGGCACGGTGGTCTCGGCCGGCGATCTCGCCTCGCACCTGTTGCTGCTCTCCGGCGTACCCGCCGAGGCGCGGCGGGCGTTCCGGGACCGGGTACTCGGCCCGGTGCTGGCCTACGACCGGACGCACGACAGCGACCTGCTCCACACGTTGGACGAGTTCCTCGCCTGTTCCGGGTCGTGGAGCCGGGCGGCCGAACGGCTGCACCTGCACGTCAACACCCTGCGCTACCGGATCGGCCGGATCGAGCAGCTCACCGGGCGGGACCTGTCGCGGTTTCCCGACCGGGTCGACTGCTATCTCGCGCTGCGCCTACCGCACTGAGGCCGGACCCTCGACCAGCGGGCGTCGGCCGGGCGAGCACGGTCACCTGGTCGGAGCGACGACCGCCGCGTCACGGCACGGTCGCCGGTGGCACGTCCAGGTCCGCGTCGTCCGCGACGTCGTCACAGGGTACGACCGACAGCCGCGCCTGGTGCCGCCGCAGGTACGGCCGGGCGCCCACGTCGCCGACCGCCAGCTCGGCCGCCCCGGACCAGTGTGAGCGGCCGAGCAGTACCGGATGGCCGCGCCGGGTACCGTAGCCGGCCATGCCGAGCGCGTCCGGTGCGGCGATCTCGACCAGCCGCCGGACCGCCTCGGCGGTGATCCCGGGCATGTCGACCAGCAGGACGACCGCCGCGACGGCGCCGGAGTCCCGCAGCGCGGTCAGCCCGGCCCGCAGCGAGGAGCCCATCCCGGACTCCCACTCCGGGTTCTGCACCGTCACGGCGTCGCCGAGTTCGGCCCGGGCCCGGATGGCCGGCGCGGCGGCCCCGAGCACCGCGACGACCGGCTCACAGCCACCGTCCCGGGCGACCTGGACCGCCCGCTCGACCAGCAGCCGGCCGTCGAGCCGGACCAGCGCCTTGGGCCCGCCGTAGCGCCGCCCCGCACCGGCGGCGAGCACCAGCCCGCCGACCCGCTCGACGGGTACTCGATCGGCCGTGACTCGATCGGCGGGTGTAAGCCGTCCGGTGGGGTCCGATGCCGGCTCGTCCGGAGCGAGGTGGGTCACGGTCGGAGCCTAGTTCAGTCAAAAGATCTTGCCGAAGTTCCGGTTATGAGCAGCATTATCCGTTTTATACATCAGCCGTTCGGCTAGCATCCCCCGATACCAACGGGCTAAGGTGATGCCTGAACAGCCACACGACACCTCCACCACCCGACCACCACATAACGAACCTCCACCACCGAACAACTCTGGAGGTGGCGTTCGAGGCGCCGCGTTCGGTGACGGAGCGGGTGTTGGCGGGGTTGTGGGTGGAGTTGTTGGGGGTGGACCGGGTCGGGGTGCACGACAACTTCTTCGAACTCGGCGGACACTCACTGCTGATGATGCAGTTGTTGTGGCGACTACAGGAACAGTTCGGTGCCGAGGTGCCACTCGAACTGCTCTTCGAGGCGAGTACGGTCGCCGAACTCGCCGCGGCCCTCGACGACCAGGCAATGTCGGCCGCACGGCCGACCGACTGACCCACCGACAACGCGAGCCGATCCGCCCATCGCGCGGGCGGAGGCCGCGTGCTGCACAACTGGGGAGTTCCTGCGGTTGCACGCCGAGTCCGGGTGAATTCCACGCCCTGGCTGCCCTCGCGGAAGTTCGCTATACCTATGGCACACCGGCGGCCCGTCGCGTCCGGAGACAGGACGCGCATGGAGAGGAGCACCGGCATGGAATCGGCATTCGCATCCGAGGTACCGCTGACGGACGAAGAGCGGTCGCGGCTGGCCGACGACGGATATCTCGTACTGCGTGGCGTCCTCCCGGACGACGCACTGCAACCGGTCCGGGACGCGCTCGCCGCGGTCGTCGACCGGATGGCGCGGCAGTGGCGGGACGAGGGGCTCATCGAGCAGTTGCACGAGGACGCCCCGTTCACCACCCGGTGGTGGCTGATCCGCCAGCAGCTGCCGGCACTGCGCCCGGTGACCTGGCGCCGGGTGCTGGTCAGTGAGGCGATGTACCGGCTGTGGCGGCGCCCTGAGCTGACCGGCCGGATGCGGAGCTGGCTCGGCGACGAACTCTGGGCGCACGACACCTGGAACGGCCGTCCGCGCGAGCCGTGGGCACCGGTCCAGAAGATCGGCTGGCACCAGGACGCGTACTACCTGCGGGGCTGGGAGCCGGCCGACGGCAACATCCTGACCTGCTGGATTCCGCTGGTGCCGGTCGACGCCCGGGCCGG from Plantactinospora sp. BC1 carries:
- a CDS encoding PucR family transcriptional regulator ligand-binding domain-containing protein; translated protein: MLLREALDRPQLRLTLLTGESGLDRPISRVYVTDLPDPRRYLSGGEIVLTGLMWRRRAGDSDGFVAACAAAGVAAIGAGDAAYGSVPEDLVTACRRYGVPLFEVPVEVSFRDVIDEVTPTLWARRANGLATVLGRYRGLVAAMAGGARLADLIQPVAADLGVDCWVLTATGRAVAGTGELPSDARRRLAASFLAAGRLPTVVEVDGRRVWLVAVAGRPEHRLAAWLLACAARDTEPSEHEVAARPAAAGPGTDPGRSPDAGRAAIGESGPPPRLPEAAAELVSLVALERAHADEAGRVERRLADQLGTVLSTGASPAELRAALSACGLPPRSTLLVAAVRLTGLTTPPELAVAVTEELARSTALPAVVTGAGRPGTVLAVLAGGRTELAEVCEAVRGTVAGLAPGLGAGRLAVGIGGPAADPGGLPGAVEQAEHALATADADPGPGTVVSAGDLASHLLLLSGVPAEARRAFRDRVLGPVLAYDRTHDSDLLHTLDEFLACSGSWSRAAERLHLHVNTLRYRIGRIEQLTGRDLSRFPDRVDCYLALRLPH
- the pucD gene encoding xanthine dehydrogenase subunit D, encoding MTGPPGEVRRAGGGAGPRPDAAAPASQGIGASPVRPDGALKVRGEFAFSSDLWVDDMLWGATLRSPHPSATIRGIDIGPALAVPGVYAVLTADDVPGDRHYGLEVADQPVLAVDEVCYRGEPVAIVAADHPETARRAAERIMVDYLVREPVTDPEAALVAGRLVRHVPIRRGDPDVTAEVVVTGEYRVGMQDQAFLGPESGLAVPADDGGIELYVATQWLHADQRQVAAALGLPVESVRLSLAGVGGAFGAREDLSMQVHASLLALRTGRPVKMVYGREESFVGHVHRHPAILRYEHGATRDGELVYVRARILLDGGAYTSTTPAVVANAATLGVGPYRVPNVTVDAYGVHTNNPPCGAMRGFGAVQACFGYESQMDRLAEAVGLDPVQLRVRNALAEGGVMPTGQRVEGPAPVARLLELVRDRPAPPPAGDDPRRLPGGVANTTAPEQVVRGVGYAIGIKNVCFSEGFDDYSTARVRLELLGGEPTVLVHTAAAEVGQGLVTVQAQIARTELGVERVVVATADTSVGSAGSSSASRQTYMTGGAVRAACRAVRAALAARLADSAGRPDADGLEFADGLEFADGAVRDPAGRTLGTLVELLAAGPVEETARWRHRPTRPLDPVTGQGEAHVQYAFAAHRATVDVDPELGLVRVVEIATAQDVGRAMNPEAVLGQIHGGTAQGLGLALMEELQVVDGVIRNPSFTDYLIPTIADVPPMTVDVLELADPHAPYGLRGVGEPPAISATPAIVAAIRAATGLPLARVPVRPEHLTGTG
- the uraD gene encoding 2-oxo-4-hydroxy-4-carboxy-5-ureidoimidazoline decarboxylase is translated as MGTVSTVLDKFNRRPAGQAEQALLACCAVPDWARTVAGGRPYPDVAAAVAVADAALRRLTWSEVAQALAAHPRIGERPAGTGRESNWSRREQSGVDGADQDTRAALDRANREYEQRFGHLFLVFADGRTDLELLAAVRRRLGNDPGTEREVVRDELRQIALLRLRRLLS
- a CDS encoding phytanoyl-CoA dioxygenase family protein; translated protein: MESAFASEVPLTDEERSRLADDGYLVLRGVLPDDALQPVRDALAAVVDRMARQWRDEGLIEQLHEDAPFTTRWWLIRQQLPALRPVTWRRVLVSEAMYRLWRRPELTGRMRSWLGDELWAHDTWNGRPREPWAPVQKIGWHQDAYYLRGWEPADGNILTCWIPLVPVDARAGCLQILPGSHRHGVIPPEFDEFRNKNVSVERLGHIEPVTLPTVPGDVVIFTESTVHQALPNESEGVRWTVDVRFGAESPAMRRKARGGYLCRTAGDPGRIESYDEWAAKYDPRTGAMAAQLRAIDAAAMRSGSMARDISTY
- a CDS encoding 8-oxoguanine deaminase — translated: MIIIENCAVATVDPAGTEYSDGHLVLDEGRIVAVGPGHAPRYHRSVRRIDGTGCLATPGLVNTHHHLYQWATRGMAQQEELFGWLRALYPVWAGLDAEVVAATTAAGLGWLALHGCTTSTDHHYVHPAGAGDLMAAQVEAARGVGLRFHPCRGSMDLGASAGGLPPDEIVEETEAALIGTEEAIDRYHDPADDAMLRVAVAPCSPFSVTAKLMAESAALARRRGVRLHTHLAETVDEEEYCRQTHGCTPVEYAERLGWLGPDVWLAHGVHLDDAGLDALARTGTSVAHCPSSNARLGAGAARVRELLDRGVPVGLGVDGPASQEAGQLGAELRQALYTARLRGGAAALTARDALALGTVGGARCLGRADQLGSLEVGKLADVVLWRLDGLGHVGIDDPVAALVFGPPAPVELSLVGGEPVVDNGELRTADPAGLARGLRRAHRTLVRRARR
- a CDS encoding xanthine dehydrogenase family protein subunit M is translated as MEFLQPESWAEALAARAAYPEALPVAGGTDVMVELNFARRRPPALLDLGRVAGLADWGVEDGLLRLGAGVPYRRIVTELADRVPGLAMAARTVGSAQIRNRGTVGGNLGSASPAGDALPPLLAAGALVELASVRGVRRVPVTGFCTGPKRSVLAPDELIAAVLIGPDGGPEQFAKVGTRNAMVIAVCSFALALRPANRTVGTGIGSAAPTPVRAVAAEELLAAELPWAHRAALPEPLVRRFGELVAAAASPIDDVRGTAAYRRHALGVLARRAVQRVWAEHRRKGADG
- a CDS encoding NTP transferase domain-containing protein, whose translation is MTHLAPDEPASDPTGRLTPADRVTADRVPVERVGGLVLAAGAGRRYGGPKALVRLDGRLLVERAVQVARDGGCEPVVAVLGAAAPAIRARAELGDAVTVQNPEWESGMGSSLRAGLTALRDSGAVAAVVLLVDMPGITAEAVRRLVEIAAPDALGMAGYGTRRGHPVLLGRSHWSGAAELAVGDVGARPYLRRHQARLSVVPCDDVADDADLDVPPATVP
- a CDS encoding (2Fe-2S)-binding protein, whose amino-acid sequence is MRIDCVVNGAPRRADDVWAGESLLHLLRERLGLPGAKNACEQGECGSCTVYLDGEPVCACLVPAGQARGREVVTVEGLGPGPGELDPVQRAFVAAGAVQCGFCTPGLVVAVHDLLARTPSPAEEEIREALAGNLCRCTGYEKILTAVRLAAGREDES
- a CDS encoding phosphopantetheine-binding protein; protein product: MAFEAPRSVTERVLAGLWVELLGVDRVGVHDNFFELGGHSLLMMQLLWRLQEQFGAEVPLELLFEASTVAELAAALDDQAMSAARPTD
- the pucL gene encoding factor-independent urate hydroxylase yields the protein MAIVLGANQYGKAEVRLVRVRRDGPRHELRDLTVSIALAGDLDEVHRSGDNAHVLPTDSQKNTVYAFAREHGVDQPEEFGLLLARHFVRSAPAISRARVELTEHGWRRLGPHSFQRDGAESRTATVTVDAEGGTVQSGLTGLVLLNSTDSEFRGYLKDRYTTLPETDDRILATAVEASWRHHDVDPTDGGRDWAGSYAGVRAALVDAFVQTYSRSLQQTLYAMGHRVLAERPEIAEVRLALPNRHHLLVDLAPFGLDNPGEVFVATDRPYGLIEGTVTRTPEVETRTPEAAGAGDGGPG
- the uraH gene encoding hydroxyisourate hydrolase, which encodes MSDDRTNAPDGLIRISTHVLDTVRGEPAADIPVRLDRRDSGGWTPVAHGRTDPDGRLADWTPLLDRLPLRGGQAGGYRLVFQVERHYPPGAAFFPEIVVAFQITEPDRHHHVPLLLSPYGYTTYRGS